The following are encoded in a window of Rosa chinensis cultivar Old Blush chromosome 4, RchiOBHm-V2, whole genome shotgun sequence genomic DNA:
- the LOC112198267 gene encoding putative calcium-transporting ATPase 13, plasma membrane-type, with translation MSKATRLHAKFGRIELLLDVPSSSLGISKRKWHSAFLTIYCSRAFLSLPPSSQPKGTKATRATFLSRSVSYSIVSVESVSVPAINGFKVDQKSLTKLVKEKNLNQLLELGGVEEVASVLKTDAVHGINGDDADDIASRHEAFGSNTYNKPPTQGFLHFVWEAFKDLTILILLGCAVLSLGFGIKEHGLKEGWIDGGSICLAVILVISVSAISNYRQSRQFDKLSKVSNNLQIEAVRNGRRQLISIFEIVVGDVICLKIGDQVPADGLLLEGHSLSVDESSMTGESDHVEISVTEKPFLFSGTKIADGYGRMLVTSVGMNTNWGEMMSQISQDTSEKTPLQARLDKLTSSIGKVGLAVAFFVLVVMLVRYFTGNTEDESGNKEYNGSKTKSDDITNAVIGIVAAAVTIVVVAIPEGLPLAVTLTLAYSMKRMMVDNAMVRKLSACETMGSATTICTDKTGTLTMNQMKVTKFWLGKESVEEEAYSSISPYVLNLIQEGVSLNTTGSVYRPSLDSEIEISGSPTEKAILSWVVHGLKINMEEVVKSCSILHVEAFNSKKKQSGVLVKRKADNSIHVHRKGAAEMILAMCTSYYDASGIVKDMDYNEKMNFEQIIQGMAASSLRCIAFAHKEVPAEEQVEGDQKVVLKEDGLTLLGLVGLKDPCRPGVRKAVEDCQYAGVNVKMITGDNVFTAKAIATECGILRPGQAMLGAVIEGVEFRNYTAEERMEKVEKISVMARSSPFDKLLMVQCLKQKGHVVAVTGDGTNDAPALKEADIGLSMGIQGTEVAKESSDIVIMDDNFASVATVLMWGRCVYNNIQKFIQFQLTVNVAALVINFVAAVSAGQVPLTAVQLLWVNLIMDTLGALALATEKPTRELMEKPPVGRTEPLITNIMWRNLLPQALYQITVLLILQFRGKAIFGVSDKVKDTLIFNTFVLCQVFNEFNARKLEKKNVFKGIHTNKLFMGIIAVTIVLQVVMVEVLKKFADTERLNWGQWGVCIGIAVISWPIGWLVKSIPVPQKPIFSYLKMKKNKHPR, from the coding sequence ATGTCAAAAGCTACCAGGCTGCATGCAAAATTTGGGAGAATTGAATTGCTGCTTGATGTTCCCAGCAGTAGTCTAGGCATAAGCAAAAGAAAATGGCATTCTGCTTTCCTCACCATATACTGCTCTAGAGCCTTCCTGTCTTTACCACCTTCTTCTCAACCCAAAGGCACCAAAGCCACAAGAGCCACATTCTTATCGCGCTCAGTCTCATACTCCATTGTTAGTGTTGAATCAGTTTCGGTGCCAGCCATTAATGGCTTCAAAGTTGATCAAAAAAGCCTCACTAAGCTAGTGAAGGAGAAAAATCTCAACCAGCTTCTGGAGCTGGGAGGAGTTGAAGAAGTGGCATCAGTTCTCAAAACTGATGCAGTGCACGGAATTAATGGTGATGATGCTGACGACATTGCCTCCAGGCACGAAGCATTTGGTTCTAACACATACAACAAACCTCCAACGCAAGGATTCCTCCATTTTGTGTGGGAAGCCTTCAAAGACCTCACAATCCTAATCCTCTTGGGTTGTGCGGTGCTTTCTCTTGGATTCGGCATCAAAGAGCATGGATTGAAAGAAGGTTGGATTGACGGTGGAAGCATTTGTCTCGCGGTCATTCTGGTCATTTCTGTTTCAGCCATAAGCAACTACAGACAGAGCAGACAGTTTGACAAGTTGTCCAAAGTCAGCAACAATCTCCAAATTGAGGCTGTGAGAAATGGAAGGCGCCAACTGATTTCAATATTCGAAATTGTGGTGGGTGATGTCATCTGCTTGAAAATTGGAGATCAAGTTCCAGCTGATGGATTACTTCTAGAAGGCCACTCTTTATCAGTAGACGAATCAAGCATGACAGGGGAGAGCGACCATGTTGAGATTAGTGTCACTGAGAAGCCTTTCTTGTTCTCTGGGACTAAAATAGCTGATGGTTATGGTCGAATGCTTGTCACATCAGTCGGGATGAACACGAATTGGGGTGAAATGATGAGCCAAATTAGCCAAGACACCAGTGAAAAGACACCCCTGCAAGCACGTCTAGACAAGCTAACTTCTTCGATAGGTAAAGTTGGTTTGGCAgttgctttctttgttcttgTAGTCATGTTGGTCAGATACTTCACAGGGAACACCGAGGATGAGAGTGGAAACAAAGAGTACAATGGCAGCAAGACCAAATCTGATGACATAACAAACGCTGTCATTGGGATTGTAGCAGCAGCAGTTACAATTGTTGTGGTAGCAATTCCAGAAGGTCTACCATTAGCTGTGACTCTCACTCTTGCATATTCCATGAAGAGAATGATGGTTGATAATGCAATGGTCCGGAAGCTCTCTGCTTGTGAGACCATGGGATCTGCTACAACAATTTGTACCGACAAAACAGGCACTCTGACCATGAACCAGATGAAGGTAACTAAGTTTTGGTTGGGGAAAGAATCTGTGGAAGAAGAAGCTTATTCATCTATTTCTCCTTATGTTCTCAACTTGATCCAAGAAGGGGTTTCTCTCAACACAACTGGCAGTGTGTACAGGCCTAGCTTGGATTCCGAAATTGAGATCTCTGGCAGTCCCACTGAAAAGGCTATTCTTTCATGGGTAGTACACGGGTTGAAGATAAATATGGAGGAAGTGGTGAAGAGCTGTAGCATTCTCCACGTCGAAGCCTTTAAttcgaagaagaaacaaagtggAGTTCTGGTGAAGAGAAAGGCAGACAACTCAATCCATGTACACAGGAAAGGAGCAGCAGAAATGATACTAGCAATGTGTACAAGTTACTATGATGCCTCTGGAATTGTTAAGGATATGGATTACAATGAAAAAATGAACTTTGAGCAGATTATTCAAGGTATGGCAGCCAGCAGCCTCAGGTGCATTGCGTTCGCACATAAAGAAGTTCCAGCAGAGGAGCAAGTTGAAGGAGACCAGAAAGTTGTGCTAAAGGAAGATGGATTGACCCTATTGGGACTTGTGGGCCTTAAAGATCCATGTCGTCCAGGTGTGAGAAAAGCAGTTGAAGATTGCCAATATGCAGGGGTGAACGTCAAAATGATTACCGGAGACAATGTTTTCACTGCCAAAGCCATAGCCACTGAGTGTGGGATACTCAGGCCTGGTCAGGCCATGCTCGGAGCAGTAATAGAAGGTGTCGAATTTCGCAACTACACGGCAGAAGAGAGAATGGAGAAAGTTGAGAAAATTTCAGTGATGGCAAGGTCTTCTCCGTTTGATAAGCTTCTAATGGTGCAATGCTTGAAACAGAAAGGTCATGTAGTTGCAGTGACGGGTGATGGCACCAATGATGCACCAGCATTAAAAGAAGCAGATATAGGACTTTCTATGGGGATTCAAGGAACAGAAGTGGCTAAAGAGAGCTCAGATATTGTGATCATGGATGATAACTTTGCTTCAGTTGCGACAGTTTTGATGTGGGGAAGATGTGTGTACAATAATATCCAGAAGTTCATACAATTCCAACTCACCGTCAATGTTGCAGCTCTTGTGATCAACTTTGTTGCGGCAGTTTCAGCAGGTCAAGTTCCATTAACAGCAGTTCAGTTATTGTGGGTCAACTTGATCATGGACACACTTGGAGCTCTTGCTCTTGCCACAGAAAAACCCACAAGAGAACTGATGGAGAAGCCACCAGTGGGAAGGACAGAGCCTCTCATCACAAACATCATGTGGAGGAACCTCTTGCCTCAAGCACTGTACCAGATAACAGTCCTCTTGATCTTACAATTCAGGGGCAAAGCAATCTTTGGTGTCAGTGATAAGGTAAAGGACACATTGATCTTCAACACTTTTGTGCTTTGCCAGGTGTTCAATGAGTTCAATGCAAGGAAGCTAGAGAAGAAGAATGTGTTCAAGGGAATACATACCAATAAGTTGTTCATGGGGATCATTGCAGTGACAATTGTTCTTCAGGTCGTGATGGTGGAGGTTCTCAAGAAATTTGCAGATACAGAGAGGTTGAATTGGGGACAATGGGGTGTATGCATAGGGATTGCAGTCATCTCTTGGCCAATTGGTTGGCTAGTCAAGTCTATACCTGTTCCACAGAAACCCATTTTCAGCtatctgaagatgaagaaaaataagcaCCCCAGATGA